One Actinosynnema pretiosum DNA segment encodes these proteins:
- a CDS encoding NACHT domain-containing protein, whose product MFELMEASYLSQPTGLPRSVHEGFSVLDFELRFVALLAAAIVRAGGRSSARIGRSPGLGEWTGYLRRAVPLLDECSTVPADRVGRAITRILDLYDQGFAGGSGELRSLKRLRDHISHGGPLPADDAELATLDKLIESIADAVIEALDGAELSFEEGEHGVRRLSFFWNKDWVSLWPFLYMQPDGVWNLYSRFMGDKPSFLCFGGKSVSNSPSDEAVNAALQPLLKPQKEGTDVLDAFAKDVAKDLRGFADYDCEPVYADNERGFEYYWERATGEGAGTQPRRDCFRLGPDNVRQWHAESGWASYSDCLRALANWQVVATRLRQQLEQLERKLSAEEEKTLGWKAPEHRIVREANVVISDIDGSHTEPAQPFSALIDGVDEDLESNRGQTQVVFINGEAGIGKTRAMLDAAKTRAREVEQSLQAGEPSDRALFLYVRSTGQVLDSLSTVVESAVASTRNLTDEGVKALCRNGLMTLLIDGFDELLGGVGYSDAIGSLRPWLDGLGGRGVVVVSARSSYYMGRYRSSVARATEQGMFVRHRVAAVQRWSAEDVQEFLDEYGVPPGSLNRLSEHDRQLLGLPFFAHAFAEMTLNPDEAEIGTNSLADRLLDKYVAREETKLMGPADTPLMSRTELRRMFEYVAELMANHDEREADISELRDAAELAINDELSQRRYLKDRLPDLCGFTAATDDTPSARFGFQHELFFDQFLAGAASRYLLDGPRHLFQDMLWQSPWRSATVTGVVTTAGADLVVRAISDFAPRLHNVEKRRVESQIAATNLGALWAAVIEETGQMADSDLVNAMFADELDLSNLQGVNAQFIGCELNGLVLPSAGGWSVTLTNTTIKKIRATGSPHDLVGLHGVQHADLVELQLPNEFLYRKEHILETLQRNGAEVSDAENTYSRPPREEVLAAQYFLRTMEQRVERSIVLLDDRQPEDARLKWTREYGPDIWKKFVTELEASGLATAESFSAKRERKVRLKFKPGPTEILADDGMHACIEKFWNRLGRVAD is encoded by the coding sequence GTGTTCGAGCTGATGGAGGCTTCCTACCTCTCTCAGCCGACGGGCTTGCCGCGCAGCGTCCACGAAGGGTTCTCCGTGCTCGACTTCGAACTTCGCTTCGTCGCGTTGCTGGCAGCGGCGATCGTGCGGGCAGGCGGACGTTCCTCCGCTCGGATTGGCCGGTCCCCAGGCCTCGGCGAGTGGACTGGTTACCTTCGACGCGCCGTCCCGCTGCTGGATGAGTGCTCGACGGTACCGGCGGACCGCGTCGGCCGAGCGATCACCAGGATTCTGGATCTGTACGACCAGGGCTTTGCAGGAGGGTCCGGAGAACTTCGCAGCCTCAAGCGGTTGCGTGACCATATCAGCCACGGCGGTCCCCTGCCCGCCGATGACGCCGAGCTGGCCACGCTGGACAAGCTGATCGAGTCTATCGCCGACGCGGTCATCGAAGCCCTCGACGGGGCAGAACTGTCGTTCGAGGAGGGCGAGCACGGCGTACGGCGATTATCATTCTTCTGGAACAAAGACTGGGTGTCGCTGTGGCCGTTCCTCTATATGCAACCGGACGGCGTCTGGAATCTCTACTCCAGGTTCATGGGCGACAAGCCCAGCTTCCTCTGCTTCGGCGGCAAGTCGGTGAGCAACTCGCCGTCTGACGAAGCGGTCAACGCGGCACTTCAGCCGCTTCTCAAGCCGCAAAAGGAGGGCACGGACGTTTTGGACGCGTTCGCCAAGGACGTCGCAAAAGACCTTCGCGGCTTCGCCGATTACGACTGCGAACCTGTCTACGCCGACAACGAGCGAGGGTTCGAGTACTACTGGGAACGAGCAACCGGGGAGGGCGCTGGAACCCAGCCCCGGCGGGACTGCTTCAGGCTGGGCCCCGACAACGTCCGGCAGTGGCACGCGGAGTCCGGCTGGGCCTCGTACTCGGACTGCCTGCGTGCGCTGGCAAACTGGCAGGTCGTCGCCACTCGCCTGCGGCAGCAGCTCGAGCAACTGGAACGCAAACTCTCAGCCGAAGAAGAGAAAACCCTGGGCTGGAAGGCCCCAGAACATCGCATCGTCCGCGAAGCCAATGTGGTCATCTCCGACATCGACGGCAGCCACACGGAACCCGCCCAGCCTTTCTCCGCGCTCATCGACGGCGTGGACGAGGATCTCGAGTCCAACCGTGGCCAGACACAGGTCGTCTTCATCAACGGTGAGGCGGGCATCGGCAAGACCCGCGCGATGCTCGACGCGGCGAAGACGCGTGCGCGGGAAGTCGAACAGTCGTTGCAGGCTGGCGAGCCGTCCGACCGCGCACTGTTCCTCTACGTGCGATCCACCGGTCAGGTGCTCGACAGCCTCAGCACTGTCGTGGAAAGCGCTGTTGCCTCGACCAGGAACCTCACCGACGAGGGCGTGAAAGCCCTGTGCCGCAACGGCCTTATGACGCTACTCATCGACGGTTTCGACGAACTGCTCGGCGGGGTCGGGTACAGCGATGCGATCGGGTCGTTGCGTCCCTGGCTTGACGGCCTCGGAGGCCGCGGCGTCGTGGTGGTGTCTGCCCGTTCCTCCTACTACATGGGGCGGTACCGCTCGAGTGTCGCGCGGGCTACCGAGCAAGGGATGTTCGTGCGACACCGCGTCGCGGCCGTGCAGCGGTGGTCCGCGGAGGACGTACAGGAGTTCCTCGACGAGTATGGAGTTCCGCCTGGGAGTCTGAATCGGTTATCAGAGCACGACCGCCAGTTGCTGGGGCTGCCCTTCTTCGCTCATGCATTCGCGGAGATGACGCTCAACCCGGACGAAGCCGAGATCGGCACCAACAGTCTGGCCGACCGACTTCTCGACAAGTACGTCGCGCGCGAGGAAACCAAACTCATGGGACCGGCCGACACCCCGCTCATGAGCCGAACTGAACTGCGGCGAATGTTCGAGTACGTGGCCGAGCTCATGGCAAACCACGACGAGCGCGAAGCGGATATCAGCGAACTCCGGGACGCAGCGGAGCTCGCCATCAACGACGAACTCTCCCAACGGCGTTATCTCAAGGACCGGCTGCCGGATCTTTGTGGCTTCACCGCAGCCACCGACGACACCCCCAGCGCACGTTTCGGCTTTCAACACGAGCTGTTCTTCGACCAGTTCCTGGCGGGCGCGGCGAGCCGCTATCTCCTCGACGGGCCCCGTCATCTGTTCCAGGACATGCTCTGGCAGTCGCCGTGGCGATCGGCGACCGTCACCGGGGTTGTCACCACCGCCGGGGCAGACCTCGTGGTCCGAGCCATCTCCGACTTCGCACCACGGCTCCACAACGTCGAGAAGCGTCGGGTCGAGTCACAGATCGCGGCGACCAACCTCGGTGCGTTATGGGCGGCTGTCATCGAGGAAACCGGCCAGATGGCGGACTCGGACCTGGTCAACGCGATGTTCGCGGACGAGCTCGACTTGTCGAACCTTCAGGGCGTCAACGCGCAGTTCATCGGCTGTGAGCTCAATGGGCTCGTCCTTCCCTCAGCCGGAGGTTGGTCCGTTACACTCACGAACACCACGATCAAGAAGATCCGGGCGACCGGTTCACCCCATGATCTCGTGGGGCTGCATGGCGTGCAGCATGCCGACTTGGTGGAGTTGCAGCTCCCCAACGAGTTCCTGTACCGCAAGGAACACATCCTCGAAACCCTGCAACGCAACGGTGCCGAAGTCTCCGACGCCGAAAACACGTACAGCAGACCTCCACGCGAGGAAGTGCTTGCGGCGCAATACTTCCTACGGACCATGGAGCAAAGAGTCGAGCGGTCCATCGTACTCCTAGACGACCGTCAGCCTGAGGATGCCCGACTCAAGTGGACCCGGGAGTACGGACCGGACATCTGGAAGAAGTTTGTCACCGAACTTGAAGCTTCGGGACTCGCCACCGCCGAATCTTTCTCGGCGAAACGAGAGCGCAAAGTCCGACTGAAGTTCAAGCCTGGTCCGACGGAGATCCTTGCCGATGACGGTATGCACGCCTGCATCGAGAAGTTCTGGAATAGACTTGGCAGGGTTGCCGACTAG
- a CDS encoding MFS transporter, whose product MVRIASVIANSKSLSLWRHRDFLVLWAGQSVALVGSHVTTLALPLMAITLLGASPFQVGLLTTCATLPWLLLSLPVGLVVDRTRKRTLLLWCESVRVPVLASIPVAAALDVLTLGQLYAVTFISGTCSVAFNAAYLSLPSIMLGDSKLVDANSKFSVSSSIANVAGPAVGGFLVGVLGAARAVAVDAATCVVSVVTLFLVRHREPKPRRPPATGGLLRELTAGLRLLVENRSLVFITFTNSFGGFVVAGIATVWIPFAVLDLGWSAQEVGLVAGVGAVGGLVGSLLAKPLIDRFGLVPVLLGSPIAFAPGHLVAGTAPSGAVGMVVAAAGFATAFAGLLVYNIAQRSYRLLSCPRDRIGRVNAAVNWVQWGLRPLAGLTAGALGTWVGLRPAVLAFACLLPLCAIALWFSPLRAERPRRMAV is encoded by the coding sequence GTGGTTAGGATCGCTTCGGTGATCGCAAACTCGAAATCACTGTCGTTGTGGCGGCATCGGGATTTCCTGGTGTTGTGGGCGGGTCAGTCGGTGGCGCTGGTCGGCTCGCACGTGACGACGCTGGCACTGCCCCTCATGGCGATCACCCTGCTCGGCGCGTCGCCGTTCCAGGTCGGGCTGCTGACGACGTGCGCAACGCTGCCGTGGTTGCTGCTGTCGCTGCCGGTCGGCCTGGTGGTCGACCGCACGCGCAAGCGGACCCTGTTGCTGTGGTGCGAGTCCGTCCGCGTGCCGGTGCTGGCGTCGATCCCGGTGGCGGCGGCGCTGGACGTCCTGACGCTCGGGCAGCTGTACGCGGTGACCTTCATCTCCGGGACGTGCTCGGTGGCGTTCAACGCGGCGTACCTGAGCCTGCCCTCGATCATGCTGGGCGACAGCAAGCTGGTCGACGCGAACAGCAAGTTCAGCGTGTCGTCCTCGATCGCGAACGTCGCGGGCCCGGCGGTGGGCGGGTTCCTGGTGGGCGTGCTCGGCGCGGCGAGGGCGGTCGCGGTCGACGCGGCCACGTGCGTGGTGAGCGTGGTGACGTTGTTCCTGGTCCGGCACCGCGAACCGAAGCCGCGGCGGCCACCGGCGACCGGTGGTCTCCTCCGCGAGTTGACGGCAGGCCTGCGGCTGCTGGTGGAGAACCGCTCGCTGGTGTTCATCACCTTCACCAACAGCTTCGGGGGGTTCGTCGTCGCGGGGATCGCGACGGTGTGGATCCCGTTCGCCGTGCTCGACCTGGGTTGGTCGGCGCAGGAGGTGGGCCTGGTGGCCGGCGTCGGCGCGGTGGGCGGGCTGGTGGGCAGCCTGCTCGCCAAGCCGCTCATCGACCGCTTCGGGCTGGTGCCGGTGCTGCTGGGCAGCCCGATCGCGTTCGCGCCGGGGCACCTCGTCGCCGGGACCGCGCCTTCCGGCGCGGTCGGCATGGTCGTCGCGGCGGCGGGCTTCGCCACGGCGTTCGCGGGCCTGCTGGTCTACAACATCGCCCAACGCTCCTACCGGTTGCTGTCCTGCCCGCGAGACAGGATCGGCCGGGTCAACGCGGCGGTGAACTGGGTGCAGTGGGGGCTGAGGCCGCTGGCCGGGCTCACTGCGGGAGCACTCGGCACGTGGGTCGGCCTCCGACCCGCGGTGCTGGCTTTCGCCTGCCTGCTGCCGTTGTGCGCGATCGCGTTGTGGTTCTCCCCGCTGCGCGCCGAACGGCCCCGGAGGATGGCGGTCTGA
- a CDS encoding transposase: MGWPLWCAYRGTPVTQASIHDKRAARSLLRRVRDRAGDRFSLVWADNGYHGAFPGWAHATLGLTVEVVSRPRKTLFHVLPRR; the protein is encoded by the coding sequence GTGGGATGGCCTCTGTGGTGCGCGTATAGGGGAACTCCTGTCACCCAGGCGAGCATCCACGACAAACGCGCCGCCCGCTCGCTGCTGCGACGGGTCCGCGACCGGGCGGGCGACCGTTTTTCCCTGGTGTGGGCGGACAACGGCTACCACGGCGCGTTCCCCGGCTGGGCCCACGCCACCCTCGGGCTGACCGTCGAAGTGGTGTCCCGGCCCCGCAAAACCCTGTTCCACGTGCTGCCACGCCGGTGA
- a CDS encoding recombinase family protein, whose amino-acid sequence MWAESEAPDLVMSVFGGMSKGERNRVPIRVRSAMAAQASVEGRFLGGRPPYGYLIADAGPHPNPGAADGKRLHRLELDPVAAPVVRRIFAEYVGGRGIFAIAEALTRDDIACPSAHDRARNPHRSGVAWSKGVVRAILANPRYTGRQVWNRQRKDEVLIDVEDVALGHETRLRWNERDKWVFSVAV is encoded by the coding sequence GTGTGGGCGGAGTCCGAGGCGCCCGACCTGGTGATGTCGGTGTTCGGCGGGATGAGCAAGGGCGAGCGGAACCGGGTGCCGATCAGGGTGCGCTCGGCCATGGCGGCTCAGGCTTCCGTCGAGGGACGCTTCCTCGGCGGGCGTCCGCCGTACGGCTACCTGATCGCCGACGCCGGGCCGCACCCGAACCCCGGCGCCGCCGACGGCAAGCGGCTGCACCGCTTGGAGTTAGACCCGGTGGCCGCGCCGGTGGTGCGGCGGATCTTCGCGGAGTACGTGGGCGGTCGGGGGATCTTCGCGATCGCGGAGGCGTTGACCCGTGACGACATCGCCTGCCCATCGGCGCACGACCGGGCGCGGAATCCGCATCGGTCGGGAGTGGCGTGGTCGAAGGGGGTGGTGCGGGCGATCCTGGCCAACCCGCGCTACACCGGCAGGCAGGTGTGGAACCGGCAGCGCAAGGACGAGGTGCTGATCGACGTCGAGGACGTGGCGTTGGGGCATGAGACGCGGTTGCGGTGGAACGAGCGGGACAAGTGGGTGTTCTCAGTGGCTGTTTGA
- a CDS encoding type III PLP-dependent enzyme domain-containing protein, protein MTSLRDIADRYGTPAYVYRLDDVERAAAELVGQLPQPSSLCFSLKANPHPDVVAAARVAGCRAEVSSTGELRTALDAGFVPADCLLTGPGRSDAETEAALVAGVGLHSVESSHQLRQLERSAAATGRSPRALLRLNLPTPVRGGLRMTGKPSQFGLDPAGLALVERSLSELRHVEVVGVHVFSATNAPDEESLLAAMGAGIDAGARLRDSIDLRFLDLGGGFAAPFAAPGAAPTYPELAPRLEELLDASLPGWRDGGPEVLFESGRYLTARSGTLLCRVLDVKESFGRTFVVLDTGVHHLGGLAATGRVLAARSQPLLGDGEALLVDLVGPLCTPADVLGRDVALTGAEPGGLVALPNVGAYGLTTGLLGFLGHRPPVEVALHGDRVVSATRVLLHRTTVEEDTRVTAVE, encoded by the coding sequence GTGACCTCTCTCCGGGACATCGCCGACAGGTACGGCACACCCGCCTACGTCTACCGGTTGGACGACGTCGAACGGGCCGCGGCGGAACTGGTGGGGCAGCTCCCGCAGCCGTCCTCCCTGTGCTTCTCGCTGAAGGCCAACCCGCACCCGGACGTCGTGGCCGCAGCGCGCGTCGCGGGCTGTCGCGCCGAGGTGAGCTCGACCGGCGAACTGCGCACCGCTCTCGACGCGGGGTTCGTCCCGGCCGACTGCCTGCTCACCGGCCCTGGGCGGAGCGACGCCGAGACGGAGGCCGCGCTGGTGGCGGGTGTCGGCCTGCACTCGGTCGAGTCCTCGCACCAGCTGCGCCAGCTTGAGCGCTCGGCAGCCGCGACCGGGCGCTCCCCTCGGGCGCTGCTGCGCCTCAACCTGCCGACACCCGTGCGCGGCGGGCTGCGCATGACGGGCAAGCCGTCGCAGTTCGGCCTGGATCCTGCCGGCCTCGCCCTGGTCGAGCGCTCGTTGTCGGAACTCCGCCACGTCGAAGTCGTCGGCGTGCACGTCTTCTCCGCCACCAACGCGCCGGACGAGGAGTCCCTGCTCGCCGCGATGGGGGCAGGCATCGATGCCGGAGCACGGCTCAGGGACTCGATCGACCTGCGCTTCCTGGACCTCGGCGGCGGGTTCGCCGCGCCCTTCGCCGCGCCGGGCGCCGCGCCCACCTACCCGGAACTCGCCCCGCGCCTGGAAGAACTGCTCGACGCGAGCCTGCCCGGCTGGCGGGACGGCGGTCCCGAGGTGCTGTTCGAATCAGGGCGGTACCTCACCGCGCGGAGCGGCACGCTCCTGTGCAGGGTCCTGGACGTCAAGGAGTCCTTCGGCCGCACGTTCGTGGTGCTGGACACCGGCGTGCACCACCTCGGGGGCCTGGCGGCCACCGGGCGCGTGCTCGCAGCTCGGTCGCAACCGCTCCTCGGCGACGGTGAAGCGCTCCTGGTCGACCTCGTCGGACCGCTCTGCACCCCGGCCGACGTGCTCGGTCGCGATGTGGCGCTGACCGGTGCGGAGCCGGGCGGGCTCGTGGCGCTCCCCAACGTCGGGGCCTACGGCCTGACCACCGGCCTGCTCGGTTTCCTCGGGCACCGGCCGCCCGTGGAGGTCGCCCTGCACGGCGACCGGGTCGTCAGCGCCACCCGCGTCCTGCTGCACCGCACCACCGTCGAGGAGGACACCCGTGTCACCGCAGTGGAATGA
- a CDS encoding phosphopantetheine-binding protein has product MSPQWNDSYEQLLRRYLPLLAAGVELRPDASMTALGLDSMETIRLLIEVEDVFGVSVPDELLTAEMFATPGALWQVVAELSAQENR; this is encoded by the coding sequence GTGTCACCGCAGTGGAATGACAGCTACGAGCAGCTGCTGCGCCGGTACCTGCCGCTGCTGGCGGCGGGCGTGGAGCTCCGGCCGGACGCGAGCATGACCGCGCTGGGGCTCGACTCGATGGAGACCATCAGGCTGCTGATCGAGGTCGAGGACGTCTTCGGCGTGAGCGTGCCCGACGAGTTGCTCACCGCGGAGATGTTCGCCACTCCCGGTGCGCTGTGGCAGGTCGTGGCGGAGCTGAGCGCGCAGGAGAACAGGTGA
- a CDS encoding acyl-CoA dehydrogenase family protein, which yields MRHSSGTSRFLAAAEEVVPLLARHAAEVDAEPRFPTEALAALRATGLMGLMVPEEHGGLGGTVLDLVDVAERLAAGCTSSALAWAMHCQQVDAIAHYAPQRLASELLPRLAAGELYLASVTTEEDKGGHLLTSRAPLREREGVLVLDRYAPVVTGGRHADGFLITMRADETALERDVRAVFAYRHELDVEVDGDWDTLGMRGTDSVPLRLRGELRADRVLVADGGWSEIALRSLIPVGHLGWAATWLGAARAALSDFLGAVRSPRRPRSVDVTSPLVAERIARVRTCLELASAYLHRAAEEVAELRSGGGRPEAAPTQIHLNTVKVAVAELAFEAVNRLVLLVGLGGGYRRGALERRFRDLRSASLNNADDRLLVATGTLALADRKVSLL from the coding sequence GTGAGGCACTCCTCCGGGACTTCCCGGTTCCTGGCCGCGGCGGAGGAAGTGGTCCCGCTGCTGGCCCGCCACGCCGCCGAGGTCGACGCCGAACCCCGCTTCCCGACCGAGGCGCTCGCCGCGTTGCGCGCCACCGGGCTCATGGGCCTCATGGTCCCCGAGGAGCACGGGGGCCTCGGGGGGACGGTCCTCGACCTGGTCGACGTCGCCGAACGGCTCGCCGCGGGGTGCACGTCCTCCGCGCTGGCGTGGGCCATGCACTGCCAGCAGGTCGACGCGATCGCCCACTACGCCCCGCAGCGGCTCGCGTCCGAACTCCTGCCTCGGCTCGCCGCGGGCGAGCTGTACCTGGCCTCGGTCACCACCGAGGAGGACAAGGGGGGCCACCTGCTGACCTCGCGCGCTCCGCTGCGCGAGCGGGAGGGCGTGCTCGTGCTCGACCGGTACGCACCCGTGGTCACCGGCGGGCGGCACGCCGACGGATTCCTGATCACCATGCGCGCGGACGAGACCGCCCTGGAACGCGACGTGCGCGCCGTGTTCGCCTATCGGCACGAGCTGGACGTCGAGGTCGACGGGGACTGGGACACCCTGGGCATGCGCGGCACCGACAGCGTGCCGCTGCGCCTGAGGGGCGAGTTGCGCGCGGACCGAGTGCTGGTCGCGGACGGTGGCTGGTCGGAGATCGCCCTGCGCAGCCTCATCCCGGTGGGGCACCTCGGTTGGGCCGCCACGTGGCTCGGCGCCGCCCGCGCCGCGCTGTCCGACTTCCTCGGCGCGGTGCGCTCCCCCAGGCGGCCGAGGTCGGTGGACGTGACCTCGCCCCTGGTCGCCGAGCGGATAGCCAGGGTGCGGACCTGCCTCGAACTCGCCAGCGCCTACCTGCACCGGGCGGCGGAGGAGGTGGCCGAGCTCCGCTCGGGCGGAGGCCGTCCCGAGGCCGCCCCGACGCAGATCCACCTCAACACGGTGAAGGTCGCGGTGGCCGAACTCGCGTTCGAGGCGGTGAACCGCTTGGTGCTGCTCGTCGGGCTGGGGGGCGGCTACCGGCGCGGTGCGCTCGAGCGGCGCTTCCGCGACCTGAGGTCGGCGAGCCTGAACAACGCGGACGACCGGTTGCTCGTCGCAACGGGGACGCTCGCCCTCGCCGATCGGAAGGTGAGCCTGCTGTGA
- a CDS encoding NAD-dependent epimerase/dehydratase family protein — protein sequence MSDRLSALRGSRVLVTGGAGLIGSRVSRLLAAAGAEVVVLDNLLAYPPQALRVIGPPDGELVVADLVDRAALRKALAGADHVVHAAAFADVAACTREPARAFASNVHGTQILLDEIADSGVRRFVFISSASVYGDGDPDVTGARRFSERSPLLPISVYGNSKAWGENQTRITLAASATEAVVLRYFSVYGDPQVPKPGSHSWCVAWFGMHAMTRQPLLLHNGGTQVRDFVHVDDVAMATVLALVAPGAAGEVINVGTGEGTPVRTVAELIGGHFPDARVVETARPSGDPTGGCADTRRMREVLDWEPTIGLSAGVDRYVDWLRRTPHAVPDWLRPESVAAL from the coding sequence GTGTCGGATCGCTTGAGCGCGCTGCGCGGCAGCAGGGTCCTGGTCACCGGGGGCGCGGGCCTCATCGGAAGCCGCGTCAGCAGGCTGCTCGCGGCGGCCGGGGCCGAGGTCGTGGTGCTGGACAACCTCCTCGCCTACCCGCCGCAGGCCCTGCGGGTCATCGGTCCGCCCGACGGGGAGCTCGTGGTGGCGGACCTCGTGGACCGCGCGGCGCTGAGGAAGGCGCTGGCGGGCGCCGACCACGTGGTCCACGCCGCCGCGTTCGCCGACGTGGCGGCCTGCACCAGGGAACCCGCGCGGGCCTTCGCCAGCAACGTGCACGGCACCCAGATCCTGCTCGACGAGATCGCGGACAGCGGTGTGCGCAGGTTCGTCTTCATCTCCTCCGCCAGCGTCTACGGCGACGGCGACCCGGACGTCACCGGAGCCCGGCGCTTCTCCGAGCGATCACCGCTGCTGCCGATCTCGGTCTACGGCAACTCGAAGGCCTGGGGGGAGAACCAGACCAGGATCACCCTCGCCGCGAGCGCCACGGAGGCCGTCGTCCTGCGCTACTTCAGCGTGTACGGCGACCCGCAGGTCCCCAAACCCGGCAGCCACTCCTGGTGCGTGGCGTGGTTCGGGATGCACGCGATGACGCGCCAGCCGCTGCTGCTGCACAACGGGGGCACCCAGGTGCGCGACTTCGTCCACGTCGACGACGTCGCGATGGCCACCGTGCTCGCGCTGGTCGCACCTGGTGCGGCCGGAGAGGTGATCAACGTGGGCACCGGTGAGGGCACCCCGGTGCGGACGGTCGCCGAGCTGATCGGCGGGCACTTCCCGGACGCGCGCGTGGTGGAGACCGCACGGCCGTCGGGGGACCCGACCGGCGGGTGCGCCGACACCCGCCGGATGCGGGAGGTCCTCGACTGGGAACCGACCATCGGCCTGAGCGCGGGCGTCGACCGGTACGTCGACTGGCTGCGCCGCACCCCGCACGCCGTGCCCGACTGGCTGCGGCCGGAATCGGTCGCCGCCCTCTGA
- a CDS encoding NAD-dependent epimerase/dehydratase family protein, with the protein MRTVLLGGAGYIGSVVARELLHDGHEVVVVDNMVYAHAGRVDRAPDGADFRKADFRDPDVLRAALEGADAVVHLGGLVGEPACAVDEELAVQLNYAAPVLAAEIAVEAGVGKYVFLSTCSVYGRQKDVLVTEDVEPAPLSVYARTKLLAEEHLAEVCRGEVELTTLRLSTVFGLSPRMRLDSVVNSMTSRAVVKAVVPLRGGGQWRPLVHVADVADVVRRALTAEPAGEATVLNVGSDGQNHSIKQIAEAVVSSVPGARIDEQEDAEDRRDYRVSFELVARRFPGSCTTALEAGIREIAGAIERGELGDPDRVEYDNLRGLRLALEERRIAVVASEPMKRLAGDYATAWGQR; encoded by the coding sequence ATGCGCACTGTCCTACTGGGCGGAGCCGGGTACATCGGCTCGGTGGTCGCCAGGGAACTCCTCCACGACGGGCACGAGGTCGTCGTCGTGGACAACATGGTCTACGCCCACGCCGGGCGTGTGGACCGCGCTCCCGACGGCGCCGACTTCCGCAAAGCCGACTTCCGCGACCCGGACGTGCTGCGCGCGGCGCTCGAGGGAGCGGACGCCGTGGTCCACCTCGGCGGCCTGGTCGGTGAGCCCGCCTGCGCCGTGGACGAGGAGTTGGCGGTCCAGCTCAACTACGCCGCGCCGGTGCTGGCCGCCGAGATCGCGGTCGAAGCCGGTGTGGGCAAGTACGTGTTCCTGTCCACGTGCAGCGTCTACGGGAGGCAGAAGGACGTCCTGGTCACCGAGGACGTGGAGCCCGCCCCGCTCTCGGTCTACGCGCGGACCAAGCTCCTCGCCGAGGAGCACCTCGCCGAGGTGTGCCGGGGTGAGGTCGAGTTGACGACGCTGCGGTTGTCCACCGTCTTCGGGTTGTCGCCGCGGATGCGGCTGGACTCGGTGGTGAACTCGATGACCAGTCGCGCGGTGGTCAAGGCGGTCGTCCCGCTGCGCGGCGGCGGCCAGTGGCGGCCCCTGGTCCACGTCGCGGACGTCGCCGACGTCGTCCGGCGGGCGTTGACGGCCGAGCCCGCCGGGGAGGCGACCGTGCTCAACGTCGGCAGCGACGGGCAGAACCACTCCATCAAGCAGATCGCGGAGGCCGTGGTGTCCTCGGTGCCCGGCGCGCGGATCGACGAGCAGGAGGACGCCGAGGACCGGCGCGACTACCGGGTCAGCTTCGAGCTGGTGGCCCGGCGCTTCCCCGGCTCGTGCACGACGGCGCTGGAGGCGGGCATCCGGGAGATCGCCGGTGCGATCGAGCGGGGTGAGCTCGGGGACCCCGACCGCGTGGAGTACGACAACCTGCGCGGACTCCGGCTGGCGCTGGAGGAGCGGCGGATCGCCGTCGTCGCGAGCGAGCCGATGAAGCGGCTGGCGGGGGACTACGCGACCGCGTGGGGGCAGCGATGA
- a CDS encoding class I SAM-dependent methyltransferase: MSAVYDGAAAARYWGGERLLAVPPGDRAAEDAAVLCQGKPLEMSRAYAAWEDDCLDALLPDLAGRTVLDLGCGVGRLLPRLARAAERVVGVDLAPGMLDRARRRIAGLGNAEVRLGGVDAVDLQDGSVDVVVCFGVFEHVPSEHRHAALAEIARVLKPGGTLLLELNNADSALLSGARADNPHRVGVQWENGYFCELVTVPDLLSAAADVGLDPVEDIANPFYSAVRHANAEHGAEESAALFAKARELDRAFGASARLRAVSDQVVVKAVRR, from the coding sequence ATGAGCGCGGTGTACGACGGCGCCGCGGCGGCCCGCTACTGGGGCGGCGAACGACTGCTCGCGGTGCCGCCGGGTGATCGCGCGGCAGAGGACGCGGCGGTGCTGTGCCAGGGCAAGCCGCTGGAGATGAGCAGGGCCTACGCCGCGTGGGAGGACGACTGCCTCGACGCGCTCCTGCCCGACCTGGCGGGCCGGACCGTCCTCGACCTCGGCTGCGGGGTCGGCAGGCTGCTGCCCCGCCTCGCCCGCGCCGCGGAGCGGGTCGTCGGCGTGGACCTGGCGCCGGGGATGCTCGACAGGGCGCGGAGGCGCATCGCCGGGTTGGGCAACGCCGAGGTCCGCTTGGGCGGTGTCGACGCGGTGGACCTGCAGGACGGATCGGTCGACGTCGTCGTGTGCTTCGGGGTGTTCGAGCACGTGCCCTCGGAACACCGCCACGCCGCGCTCGCCGAGATCGCCCGCGTGCTGAAGCCGGGCGGAACGCTCCTGCTGGAGCTGAACAACGCGGACAGCGCCCTGCTCTCGGGCGCCCGCGCGGACAACCCGCACCGGGTGGGCGTCCAGTGGGAGAACGGCTACTTCTGCGAGCTGGTCACCGTGCCGGACCTCCTCTCCGCCGCGGCGGACGTCGGGCTCGACCCGGTCGAAGACATCGCCAACCCCTTCTACTCCGCCGTTCGCCACGCGAACGCGGAGCACGGGGCGGAGGAGTCGGCCGCGCTCTTCGCGAAGGCGCGCGAGCTCGACCGCGCTTTCGGCGCGTCCGCCCGGTTGCGGGCCGTGTCCGACCAGGTCGTGGTCAAGGCGGTGCGCCGGTGA